The DNA region ACGTTTTTATGTCTCTCGTTTGTGAGACCTTTGAGAACGCAATAACTGCCTAAACCAAGCCTGACGTACGTCTAATGATTCGAAATATAGCCTGTAATGACGTACTCTATCAAATGAGTTAAACTAAGAATTCGGAAATTTATGAGAGGATCATTCTCTCACTGTACAGGTGCCATTTCTTTACGCACGTAACTTATCTATAGCATTATTATTATGGAAACGTTGAGATTGTTATCTTCTATCATCaccataattattattattattgtattattattattattattatcgttacaCTAATTTAGTACTATTCATTCGCCCTTTTTTAATATACGACCGGTTTTATACCATGATGTATTCAGTTTCTGACAAACCTGTAATACGCTTTTAATTTTGTACTTGTTATGTTGCTATAATTTTATATTCAGAAATAAACGCCCATAACTGGTAAAGTGTGCAAGAGTGCGATTTGTCGTTTTGACACTGCCAGGTTTTTACTGAGTTAGCTCTCACTAGAAACTCGCAGTCGGTCATCGTTTAACTCGGTTTGATTGTGGGAACGGAGGAACGGAGTACGGAGGGGGCGGGAGATTTTTGCTTGTGCCCGGTACAGAGCTCACTCACTCTTGATCTGATAAGACGCCTGAATTACAGGCCATCCCTTCGCCTACAACACTTTACTGCGACTGAGACCTCTCCGTTAAAACGTAGATTAGATAAGATTCTGCTTATAGAAGCGaccttgctttgtttttgttgaaattattgttgttggtgtttttttgGTTCCTTGTAGTATAAAGTACACAGCCCATAAAAATCCTAATGAAGTTTTTGATCAGTATCCAGCACCGATCGATAGAGACCCACAGATGAGCTGATTCAGCTGACAATTtttaactcgctcttgcgcgcatgcgcaagagcgagttatagatacgatgtggggaatggcattcgctcgctcgctcgctcgctcgctcgattggtcgattcctgtaaacgttttttagattttaggcttttgagtgcattttatagtttttggcgagcaataaacagacgaaatggcgacctttgttgctaagaatagtggtggggtgaaaaagaagccaatgataatcttaaaatagtttttttttttcgttttagtttcaacaagcggcgccagcgactggcaggcatgcaaggattcacactgaaataacagaacaaccttcgtttttcataaaattgtaatttacaatccttgaacttgaaaacaatccgaagattcattgaaaatatcacttactgcgaagcgctcggagtttacagatatagcgtgagattgaggacaaaattgatcattacgtttcgtcgcgtgtgtttttcctgtgtgaagcaacaaaagatgccggcgactgacgaaataacaagttaacacgaaaatcaaataacacctaaacaaacaatttaggtaccgattttcagtgaatttttgaagaacaattttcttttaggtttcaagacaatttgaagattcaacatacgtacaacgtactaaaatgcgaaagttacacaccacaaaattgataaataggcctgaaatgaaattctatcttgttattgattatacgttgcctagcacgtgacttaaatctacccaggcggagatccaaaatgacggtggcaggcttggcttagttatatcactcaaaactcgttcccgtttgtctcatttgataaagagggaatcgttaatgttttcattaagacagtattgccttgattttctaatatttacaacgaaagacagtaaatttcacttttcacccacatttacttccaaccttttcttttgaaccagaaacaaaaatgatagacgtttaaaacacatcacatcatccaccttgtcaaatgtaatagcatgatcatttcaattgtaataccttcttatcccaacgttactttgtttctttgctacattggcgaacactgaactactgctcgtactctagatatgacaatcaaccacaaaattccctaaaccagataacattaaacataatctaaaaaatcatatgtcaattcacgagtttgctcacagagcactttgatttattATCGCTTTCAATGTTATGAATAACTTAATTTGATCTTTCGTTCCATAGAATTTAAAAATCTTATCAGATTTgtcgaaaaaaatttataaactccATTTTCATACCGGATACAGTCCTTGATAAAGTTTTTTATTGATTAACGGATTGTCGAATAGAACATCACGATTAAAAATGTACTCACCTGATGCTTTTAATTAAATGACCTTTTATTTACATGTCTTGATTATATTTTAGGCCAGAAAGGACACCAGCAGGATCAACTATATATCACGGAAAGTCTTTCAACTAGTTATTTTTATGAACGTTTTACTACGATGTGACTGGTTTGACTTTTCAACTGCTGACTCTGTCAAATAATGCTCGCCTGAAACATACAGGGCCGTTGACTCAAAGTTAAAGGCGAGTGTATTTTTTCAGCCTTTCCAGTGAATTATGGCcaatttctctatttttcagCCACAAATCCAATTTTTGAGTTCAGCGCTTCCTAATTTGACCTTGATTCTTCTCATTTGCTTCTCTTTTTTGGGACTCGTGATCTGCGGAGTCATCGCTAATGTTCAAGTCTGCCGCGTACTGGTTCGAGGTCGTCGCTTTAAAAAACACTTGTCAAACTTCATGCTCTTTCACTTATCGATCACGGATCTGATCTATCGTCTAGTTGTTGTTCCAGGGTTTGTAGCTGCAAAATACTTCCCTGTGAGGAACAGGTCAGAGCTGTTTTGTAAATTCGCAGATACATGTCTTTACACTGTCTACACTGCTGTTTTTTCAAGTTTGGTTGTCATTGCATTTGACAGGCACCAGAGCATCACAAAACCATTTCAACATCTTCGCCGTAAACCCAAGTTTTTCCGTTGGATTTTGGTTGTTTGGGGATATTCCACTGTTTGCGCATTGCCACAGTTTTTCAACGATGGAATTGgtacttttacttttaatcttGCCGATTATTCCAACTCAACTTACGTTTTTCAGATCTGCATCACCACAAAAGACGGtgccaataaaaaaataatggcaatattttattttatttcaggttttCTTGTGCCTCTAGTGTTAATAAGTAGTGCCTACTCTAAAATCGCACTCTTTCTTTGGAGAAAAAGTCGTGATCGTGTATTGAATCAAGCCGCATTTAAATCAAGAAGAAGAGCGTTTCAAATGCTTGTGCTGATAGTTCTTGGTTTTGTGATTTGCCTGGGAACGCCACAATTAAAAGAACTGATGGAGTCGTTAGGTGTTGTTCAGGTTAACGCAGCTGTCGCCAtcactgttttgatttttcaactGTCGAGTTCCCTTATCAATCCAATAATTTACAGTCATTACTCCTCTGAGTTTAAACATGGGCTTAAAAACGGAAAATAGTTTCTGGAAAATAGCTCTACACATAGTTCATCATGGAATAACGGACTGTCGAATTGAGCATCAAGATAACAAATGAACTTGCATAATGATGATTTCATCTCAATAACCTTATTATTTACGCAAGTCATGCTAATATGTTAGCAAAAATAACAGCAGGATCGACTAATATCTCACGGGaagtcttataatttttttaattaattaactatCTACTTGGATATGATTGGCTTGGTGTTTCAATTCCTGTCTCTGTCAAATAATGTTTGCCTGAAACATGCAAAATTACAACGCAAGGTCGTTAACTCAAAGTTAAAGATGAGTGCATTTTTCAACCTTCAAGTGATTTATGACTTATTCCTCTCCTGTTGAActacaaatttccttctttcctGTGAGACTCGTGATCCTTGGAGTCCTCGCAAACATGAAAGTTTTTCGCgagcttctttaaaaaacaCGTGTCTGATTTCATGCTCTTTCACGTAACGATCAAGGATCTGGTCTATCGTCTTGTTGATGTACCAGGGAATTCAGCTGCAAAATACTTCCTGGTGAGGACCAGGTCAGAGCTGATCTGTTAAGTCGCAGAAACTGGTCTTAACACAGTTTATAAGGctgttttttcaaagttttacaaACCATTTGAGCATCTTTGCCGTAAACCCAAGTTTTTCCATTGGGTTTCGATCATGTGGGCAGATATTCCGCTGTTTGCGCATTGCCGCAATTTTCCAACTATCGAGTTTCCTTATCAATCCAATGATTTACAGTCATAAGTCCTCTTAATCTAAACAAGAGctttaaaatgtaaaatagtATTCAGCTTTTTTGAGTACAATAAACCGGAGGTAGCTCATttataaaacaataattatgtGTTGTATGACGACGACCGTGACAGCCGACTTTTAAAATCTACCGTTTAGTTCTCTTGATGTTTGTAACAGCGAAACGAATgcaaaaataatgattaaaaaacggaagtttcattaaaagagaaaacCTTCGCTTGCTGTTTTCGAAGGAGTTTGAACTACCATTAGTATTGCCTAGATAAGTACAACGATGGGTATAGATATGTAAGATTCATCTTGCGCTCTATAAAAGAATTGATCACCCGTGCTTTTAGACGTGAGTATATCGATGTGTCAATGCATTTGGCCATGGGAAGTTCTGGGAGCACTTGAGAAGTAACAATTGCTCTCGGCTGCGTCACGAGTAACTTTTACGCTTTTCTTTTACTGCACTaggtagagtacaaataacccACGACTCGAATACCAACTGAATATCACACGATATTTGGAAAGTTGgttattttttctgtaaagaaaaaaacctgtttgacCGGTTGGCTGGTTGTCCTACGATTCTCTATCTGTTTCTCTTCTCCCGCCTCGAAAGAAATGCAGACAAAATAAAGCAGCTGtatgataaataacttattagacgtgTTGCTGTGTAGTATTGTTGAGTACATTTACccgttgtttgtattttgactcaccTCACGAGCTTGTTAAAATACTGCACGACTCGAAAAAATACGCAGCTCGGGTTCCCCTCggcatgacaggacggaaactGCGCTCTCTTTAAGTACCTCCCGATTTCCCCTAGAAATCCTCTGAAAAGTTTTCCGTCCAGTCATGAACGTTGCCAAACGCAAGACAGCCATTTTGAACTTAAGAGCCCGTGCTATAAATACCTtgcgcgaggtgattatagcgaaatatgacgcaatcctcgaccaatcaaTCTTTATAATTAGCGGAGCAATTACGCTTATTCCTAATGTCATGTTCAACCTCATCCAATTGTTGCTTAACATTATCGCGTGCATCCATACCTCAATCATTGAGAGTAAAAATGTTACCCATTTCGTCGCTTTAAATCCGATTGTTTCGTTATTATCACTCACTCTAAGAATTATGTTTGGTTCGATTGTTTCCTTAACATCTCGCCTATTTTTAGGGTTATCAGTTTAATCACATTGTTGCGTTAGCTTCTTGCGCACTCCTTTTATTCCTTTTGGTTGAATTTTTCCGTTAGTgtcttgctttttctttgaattcGGTTTTATTGGATCATTTTGTtcgtatctcgcgcactcttaGGATTTCCTTGGGTTGGATTATTCAGTTAGTATCTCGTGCTCTCTTAGAGATCTCCTTACCTGGGTTGTGGCGTTCGTATCTATTGCACTTTTTTTACTCTGGTAGATTGTTTCCTTAGTATCTTACGAACGCATAGAATTCTCTTTAGTTCAATTGTTTTGCTATCATATCTTGCACTCTTTCGTAGTATCTTTAGTAGGATTGTCGCGCTAGTATCTTGCGTACTCTTAAAATCCTTTTTAGTTGGATCATTACATGAGCATATCGCGCACGCTTAGACTCCCCTTTATTGGGATCGTTGCGCTAGTATCTGGCTCACACATAGAATTCTTTCTAGTCAGAATGCTTCGTTAGTATCTTTTAAACCCTCCATAGCCTATTAAGTTTAATTGTTGCGTTAATATCTCGCGCATTCTGGGAATGTTTTTTATCAGTATTCTTTCGATATTGTCTCGTGCATTCTTCGAAGTATCTTTGGTTAAATAGTTTCACTAGTATCTTGTGCCCCCTTCGTAATGTCTTTGGTTCGATTATTttgttagtatcttgtgcattACTCGACTTCCCTTTAGttcgattgtttcgttagtatctcacgcataTTTGAAGTCGCTTGAGTTCCATTATTTCGTTAGCTTTTCGCGCACTCTTCGTAGTCTCTTTAATGCAATTGTTGCATCAGTATCTGGTGCATTCGTAAAATTTTCGTaggtttgattgttttttattatCTGGTGCACTCTTCATAGAGTCTTAAGTTGGACTTATTCTTTAGTATCTCGCCAACTACTCAACAACTACTAGATTTCTTTTTACTTGGATTATTTCGAATTCTCCTTCGTTCGATTGTTCCGTTAGTATCTCGAGCACTGTTTGTAATCTCTTTTGTTTAATTACTTTGTTAGTATCTCTCTCATTCTCACAATTATCCTTTGTTCgcttgttttgttattatttcgCGCACTTCTGATTGTTTCTTTAGTATCTCGAGCagttataattatttctttagttCGTCTTTTTTGTGAGTATCTTGCtcacttttaaaattctccACACTCTGGTCGTTTCGTCAGTATCTTGCAAACACTGAGAATTCTCCTTTGTCCGATTGTTTCAAATCTCGGTCACTCAGAGGATTCTTTTCATTACGATTGTTTCTTGAGGATCCCATGCACCCTTAAAATTCCCTTtcttttgattgtttctttaatATCTTTCCCTATCTGAGGATCATCTCTGGCGGGTTTGTTTCATTGGTATCTCGCGATTTTTTTCGTGGGTATTTTGCACACTCTAAAGATACTCTATATTCCGCTTATTGCGTTATTATCTCGCGCATCCTTAAAATTCTATTTTGTccgattgttttgttattatctcgcgcac from Pocillopora verrucosa isolate sample1 chromosome 1, ASM3666991v2, whole genome shotgun sequence includes:
- the LOC131789267 gene encoding G-protein coupled receptor 83-like codes for the protein MANFSIFQPQIQFLSSALPNLTLILLICFSFLGLVICGVIANVQVCRVLVRGRRFKKHLSNFMLFHLSITDLIYRLVVVPGFVAAKYFPVRNRSELFCKFADTCLYTVYTAVFSSLVVIAFDRHQSITKPFQHLRRKPKFFRWILVVWGYSTVCALPQFFNDGIGTFTFNLADYSNSTYVFQICITTKDGANKKIMAIFYFISGFLVPLVLISSAYSKIALFLWRKSRDRVLNQAAFKSRRRAFQMLVLIVLGFVICLGTPQLKELMESLGVVQVNAAVAITVLIFQLSSSLINPIIYSHYSSEFKHGLKNGK